One window of Cardiocondyla obscurior isolate alpha-2009 linkage group LG20, Cobs3.1, whole genome shotgun sequence genomic DNA carries:
- the Wde gene encoding activating transcription factor 7-interacting protein 1 isoform X5, whose translation MEKAEIETVNNSEASCSVVPRVNSTDVEEMSKEKEEELLHSEEDDDEETLSDDSLRLRLSSDEDFEQEDVMKNGKNVAKLNSQTAAKKSIIDTTTEKTACSDMQKKVLELDSEESEKKHSTAVKARENTALSLDERTSKNKLCKIIKLMQDTTAEKTACSDMQKKVLELDSEESEKKHSTENENMEQKRTTAKSTEEIIRKEYLKNSDSSDSNAEEFPEFVTNCKQNRGHFTSRTSLKRNCLESETFNGNIKKMKMNPNSKENKDVTQLSFIENFFRRDFKEKIPKLTQGELEELLIQKIVETIAMRSEIGQLREQARISERNQELLRGKMGQLIKQIKEFEIVLSHNEKDRRTNPDKIIPPIKINRSVALQVNYITEHGRHNSRQAANLKLAANTTNSNSPTPIETNNPPTNPKRNGIKTRSPRSIVPAAPKITQSQTVPATPVMSTVTPTALVVAKSLETPHTLTLSNQPTTIQPVLSTPQPSPIQTSMIQSQPHKAIVINGKIQNQINHPTLIAPKPRSNDLIDLTDEEEKNKLTTKVTTATTPLIEQLTTSSKPAQTYQRIIQAIPANVAITTQPTNIKMITTNQQSTSTLVNNINPPRLAYVMQSGNGSPRPVLIASNSNQQVQIRPVNATNRQQFPTVTYKPVTGVSTISNGPMRVLATPVLSSIKINKHPAPLPDIPNYAPTPGWKLPPPAPSLKISKVSNGIVLSWNMNLTEKYADIASYQLYAYQEVAGMSPNTSLWKKVGDVRALPLPMACTLTQFSEGNNYYFAVRAVDTHSRKGQYSIPGNISL comes from the exons ATGGAGAAAGCAGAAATTGAAACGGTGAATAATTCAGAAGCTAGTTGTTCAGTAGTCCCACGTGTCAATAGTACGGATGTTGAAGAAAtgtcaaaagaaaaagaggaagaattGTTACACAGTGAAGAAGACGATGATGAAGAGACGTTGTCCGATGATAGTTTGCGTTTAAGACTATCTTCTGATGAGGATTTTGAACAAGAGGATGTTatgaaaaatgggaaaaacgttgcgaaattaaattcgcaGACAGCTGCTA aaaaatcaattatagATACAACCACAGAGAAAACCGCTTGCTCTGACATGCAGAAGAAGGTTTTAGAACTTGATAGTGAGGAATCTGAGAAGAAACACAGTACAG CAGTTAAGGCCCGAGAAAATACAGCACTATCTTTAGATGAACGTACGTCCAAAAACAAACTATgcaagataataaaattaatgcaagaTACAACCGCAGAGAAAACCGCTTGCTCTGACATGCAGAAGAAGGTTTTAGAACTTGATAGTGAGGAATCTGAGAAGAAACACAGTACAG aaaatgaaaatatggAACAAAAGCGGACGACTGCTAAAAGTACGGAAGAGATAATCAGGAAAGAGTATCTTAAAAACAGTGATTCTAGCGATTCTAATGCAGAAGAATTCCCTGAATTTGTAACGAATTGCAAACAGAATCGGGGCCATTTTACATCAAGAACTTCATTGAAACGTAATTGCTTGGAAAGCGAGACTTTTAAtggcaatattaaaaaaatgaaaatgaatCCCAACTCGAAGGAAAACAAGGATGTCACGCAGTTGTCTttcattgagaatttttttcggagagattttaaagaaaaaataccaAAACTTACACAAGGg GAACTGGAAGAACTCCTGATTCAAAAGATTGTTGAAACGATCGCAATGCGCAGTGAAATTGGACAGCTCCGAGAGCAAGCTCGTATATCGGAAAGAAATCAAGAATTATTGCGTGGAAAGATGgggcaattaataaaacaaattaaggagttcgaaattgttttaagCCATAATGAGAAAGATCGCCGTACGAATCCTGACAAAATTATCCCaccgataaaaattaatagatctGTAGCTTTACAAGTCAACTATATAAcg GAACATGGAAGGCATAACTCGCGACAAGCTGCGAATCTCAAGCTTGCAGCAAATACCACGAACAGCAATAGTCCTACACCTATTGAAACTAATAACCCTCCAACAAACCCGAAGCGCAATGGAATTAAAACAAGATCGCCCCGATCTATAGTGCCTGCGGCTCCTAAAATTACCCAGAGTCAAACTGTACCGGCGACGCCTGTTATGTCCACTGTGACACCGACGGCTTTAGTTGTTGCTAAATCTTTGGAAACCCCACACACTTTAACGTTGTCTAATCAACCTACTACAATTCAGCCGGTATTATCTAcg ccGCAACCGTCACCGATTCAGACATCGATGATTCAGTCACAACCACATAAGGCTATTGttataaatggaaaaatacaaaatcaaATAAACCATCCAACACTGATAGCTCCAAAACCAAGAAGTAACGATCTTATTGATCTTacggatgaagaagaaaaaaataaat TAACTACGAAAGTTACGACTGCAACTACACCTTTAATTGAACAACTGACTACATCATCGAAACCTGCACAAACTTATCAAAGAATAATACAAGCAATACCGGCAAATGTAGCGATTACAACGCAACCAACTAATATCAAAATGATAACGACTAATCAGCAATCAACGTCAACTCTTGTT aataatataaatccACCCAGACTGGCGTATGTGATGCAAAGTGGTAACGGTTCGCCAAGACCAGTATTAATAGCATCAAATTCTAATCAACAAGTACAG ATACGACCAGTGAATGCAACTAATAGGCAACAGTTTCCAACTGTTACTTATAAGCCAG TAACAGGAGTATCAACGATATCAAATGGTCCTATGCGCGTACTGGCCACGCCAGTTTTAtcaagtataaaaattaataag CATCCAGCACCGCTGCCAGACATACCAAATTATGCACCAACACCGGGTTGGAAACTTCCACCGCCTGCACCatcgttaaaaatttcaaaagtgTCAAATG GTATAGTATTATCTTGGAACATGAATTTAACGGAAAAGTACGCAGATATTGCCAGTTATCAGCTGTACGCGTATCAGGAAGTCGCAGGTATGAGTCCTAATACTTCACTCTGGAAGAAAGTGGGTGATGTGCGCGCACTTCCGCTCCCTATGGCGTGTACCTTAACTcag TTTTCAGagggaaataattattattttgctgtGAGAGCTGTCGATACGCATTCTAGAAAAGGACAGTACAGTATACCCGGCAATATATCTTTGTAA
- the Wde gene encoding activating transcription factor 7-interacting protein 1 isoform X4 codes for MEKAEIETVNNSEASCSVVPRVNSTDVEEMSKEKEEELLHSEEDDDEETLSDDSLRLRLSSDEDFEQEDVMKNGKNVAKLNSQTAAKKSIIDTTTEKTACSDMQKKVLELDSEESEKKHSTAVKARENTALSLDERTSKNKLCKIIKLMQDTTAEKTACSDMQKKVLELDSEESEKKHSTAVKARENTALSLDERTSENKLCKIIKLMQDNKINLENINANKLNRSEKKCELESSEDVNIIDADSTCLSEGASKECIILENDNLSKSYTHTNNIQSPELRRYNKENRKNIDIKKLNSKDNYELSELDDVSNNDSSVDSVNVKIHEKLSTTESDFNSNGDNVRDDTVEKRNKNDTYSSKQTVELGNGLDCVNLVISQLLSHKDTVEHENKNKDSELVIVEESKNVKSNSKITEKVTNTSLIGSQNNSNVKDIANISNEDHGAYKSVIQTINSNSILHNALSLSKDIENEIKNAHTVVPRRKRIKKVNSEQDDSEEDKQENENMEQKRTTAKSTEEIIRKEYLKNSDSSDSNAEEFPEFVTNCKQNRGHFTSRTSLKRNCLESETFNGNIKKMKMNPNSKENKDVTQLSFIENFFRRDFKEKIPKLTQGELEELLIQKIVETIAMRSEIGQLREQARISERNQELLRGKMGQLIKQIKEFEIVLSHNEKDRRTNPDKIIPPIKINRSVALQVNYITEHGRHNSRQAANLKLAANTTNSNSPTPIETNNPPTNPKRNGIKTRSPRSIVPAAPKITQSQTVPATPVMSTVTPTALVVAKSLETPHTLTLSNQPTTIQPVLSTPQPSPIQTSMIQSQPHKAIVINGKIQNQINHPTLIAPKPRSNDLIDLTDEEEKNKLTTKVTTATTPLIEQLTTSSKPAQTYQRIIQAIPANVAITTQPTNIKMITTNQQSTSTLVNNINPPRLAYVMQSGNGSPRPVLIASNSNQQVQIRPVNATNRQQFPTVTYKPGVSTISNGPMRVLATPVLSSIKINKHPAPLPDIPNYAPTPGWKLPPPAPSLKISKVSNGIVLSWNMNLTEKYADIASYQLYAYQEVAGMSPNTSLWKKVGDVRALPLPMACTLTQFSEGNNYYFAVRAVDTHSRKGQYSIPGNISL; via the exons ATGGAGAAAGCAGAAATTGAAACGGTGAATAATTCAGAAGCTAGTTGTTCAGTAGTCCCACGTGTCAATAGTACGGATGTTGAAGAAAtgtcaaaagaaaaagaggaagaattGTTACACAGTGAAGAAGACGATGATGAAGAGACGTTGTCCGATGATAGTTTGCGTTTAAGACTATCTTCTGATGAGGATTTTGAACAAGAGGATGTTatgaaaaatgggaaaaacgttgcgaaattaaattcgcaGACAGCTGCTA aaaaatcaattatagATACAACCACAGAGAAAACCGCTTGCTCTGACATGCAGAAGAAGGTTTTAGAACTTGATAGTGAGGAATCTGAGAAGAAACACAGTACAG CAGTTAAGGCCCGAGAAAATACAGCACTATCTTTAGATGAACGTACGTCCAAAAACAAACTATgcaagataataaaattaatgcaagaTACAACCGCAGAGAAAACCGCTTGCTCTGACATGCAGAAGAAGGTTTTAGAACTTGATAGTGAGGAATCTGAGAAGAAACACAGTACAG CAGTTAAGGCCCGAGAAAATACAGCACTATCTTTAGATGAACGTACGTCCGAAAACAAACTATgcaagataataaaattaatgcaagataataaaattaatttagaaaatatcaATGCTAATAAACTTAATCGATCTGAGAAAAAGTGTGAATTGGAATCTAGCGAAGATGTAAATATTATCGATGCTGACAGCACATGTTTAAGTGAAGGAGCATCAAAGGAATGTATCATATTAGAAAATGACAATTTGTCCAAAAGTTATACGCACACAAATAATATTCAAAGTCCAGAGCTAAGAcgttataataaagaaaatagaaaaaatattgatattaaaaaattaaattcgaaagaTAACTATGAACTAAGTGAATTAGATGATGTAAGCAATAACGATTCTTCTGTAGATTCGGTTAATGTTAAGATACATGAAAAACTGTCTACGACTGAAAGTGATTTTAACAGCAATGGTGATAACGTAAGGGATGATACGGTAgagaaacgtaataaaaatgacaCTTATTCTTCAAAGCAGACAGTTGAACTTGGCAATGGTTTAGATTGTGTGAATTTAGTTATTTCTCAGTTATTATCTCATAAAGATACTGTTGaacatgaaaataaaaacaaggATTCGGAACTTGTGATTGTAGAAGAaagcaaaaatgtaaaaagtaattCAAAGATCACAGAAAAAGTGACGAATACTTCATTAATAGGAAGtcaaaataattctaatgTTAAGGACATTGCAAACATATCGAACGAAGATCATGGTGCTTATAAATCTGTAATCCAAACTATAAATAGCAATTCGATATTACATAATGCTTTATCATTATCTAAGGACATagagaatgaaataaaaaacgcTCATACAGTCGTTCCAAGAAGAAAACGAATAAAGAAAGTTAATTCAGAACAAGATGATTCTGAAGAAGATAAACAAG aaaatgaaaatatggAACAAAAGCGGACGACTGCTAAAAGTACGGAAGAGATAATCAGGAAAGAGTATCTTAAAAACAGTGATTCTAGCGATTCTAATGCAGAAGAATTCCCTGAATTTGTAACGAATTGCAAACAGAATCGGGGCCATTTTACATCAAGAACTTCATTGAAACGTAATTGCTTGGAAAGCGAGACTTTTAAtggcaatattaaaaaaatgaaaatgaatCCCAACTCGAAGGAAAACAAGGATGTCACGCAGTTGTCTttcattgagaatttttttcggagagattttaaagaaaaaataccaAAACTTACACAAGGg GAACTGGAAGAACTCCTGATTCAAAAGATTGTTGAAACGATCGCAATGCGCAGTGAAATTGGACAGCTCCGAGAGCAAGCTCGTATATCGGAAAGAAATCAAGAATTATTGCGTGGAAAGATGgggcaattaataaaacaaattaaggagttcgaaattgttttaagCCATAATGAGAAAGATCGCCGTACGAATCCTGACAAAATTATCCCaccgataaaaattaatagatctGTAGCTTTACAAGTCAACTATATAAcg GAACATGGAAGGCATAACTCGCGACAAGCTGCGAATCTCAAGCTTGCAGCAAATACCACGAACAGCAATAGTCCTACACCTATTGAAACTAATAACCCTCCAACAAACCCGAAGCGCAATGGAATTAAAACAAGATCGCCCCGATCTATAGTGCCTGCGGCTCCTAAAATTACCCAGAGTCAAACTGTACCGGCGACGCCTGTTATGTCCACTGTGACACCGACGGCTTTAGTTGTTGCTAAATCTTTGGAAACCCCACACACTTTAACGTTGTCTAATCAACCTACTACAATTCAGCCGGTATTATCTAcg ccGCAACCGTCACCGATTCAGACATCGATGATTCAGTCACAACCACATAAGGCTATTGttataaatggaaaaatacaaaatcaaATAAACCATCCAACACTGATAGCTCCAAAACCAAGAAGTAACGATCTTATTGATCTTacggatgaagaagaaaaaaataaat TAACTACGAAAGTTACGACTGCAACTACACCTTTAATTGAACAACTGACTACATCATCGAAACCTGCACAAACTTATCAAAGAATAATACAAGCAATACCGGCAAATGTAGCGATTACAACGCAACCAACTAATATCAAAATGATAACGACTAATCAGCAATCAACGTCAACTCTTGTT aataatataaatccACCCAGACTGGCGTATGTGATGCAAAGTGGTAACGGTTCGCCAAGACCAGTATTAATAGCATCAAATTCTAATCAACAAGTACAG ATACGACCAGTGAATGCAACTAATAGGCAACAGTTTCCAACTGTTACTTATAAGCCAG GAGTATCAACGATATCAAATGGTCCTATGCGCGTACTGGCCACGCCAGTTTTAtcaagtataaaaattaataag CATCCAGCACCGCTGCCAGACATACCAAATTATGCACCAACACCGGGTTGGAAACTTCCACCGCCTGCACCatcgttaaaaatttcaaaagtgTCAAATG GTATAGTATTATCTTGGAACATGAATTTAACGGAAAAGTACGCAGATATTGCCAGTTATCAGCTGTACGCGTATCAGGAAGTCGCAGGTATGAGTCCTAATACTTCACTCTGGAAGAAAGTGGGTGATGTGCGCGCACTTCCGCTCCCTATGGCGTGTACCTTAACTcag TTTTCAGagggaaataattattattttgctgtGAGAGCTGTCGATACGCATTCTAGAAAAGGACAGTACAGTATACCCGGCAATATATCTTTGTAA